The following is a genomic window from Cryptococcus decagattii chromosome 2, complete sequence.
ATCGAATAAATTATTCTTCGCAATAGCTAGGTGCTGACTATACCATAGATATTTATATAAGCGTTGCACCCAACCTGATGGACTTCTTGTAGTTATGAAGATATCAGTACCACACCTGCCAGGCCTCACGAGTTGCATAGAGCTGTAGAGACCAACCACTGAAAGAATGTCGAAATATGCAGCACACCGTCTCATCGACGAGACATCGGAGAACTTAAACGTCCGGGTGAggcaaaaaggaaagggggATATATAGATGCGGGGAATAAGATAAACCTTCAGCAAAACCCAAACGACCTTTCAGTCGCTGTGGCGGCGGGGTGCGAAGCACAGATGCAAAGGGTAATTGTGGGGGTAGAAGGGGCAACATAAGGACAAGGAGACTTTTacatctcctcctcctcaatGGGGATCTCCTCATCACCATAGATTTCGTCGTCCGCTCCCGCCTCCTGGTATTGCATATACTCGGAAACCAAGTCTTGCAAGTTGGATTCAGCTTCAGACTAACCACTGCCGTTAGTTATCCATCACGAGGGTACATGGCAAGATGCTTACGAATTCAAGCTCGTCCATACCCTCTCCAGTGTACCAGTGCACGAAAGCCTTTCGCCTGTACATGGCAGAGAACTGCTCGCCGATACGCTTGAAAAGTGACTGGATGGAAGTTGAATTGCAGATGAAGGTGGAGGACATCTTGAGACCACGAGGAGGAATGTCACTAAAGAGTTTCGCCTCATAAGCGGAGTTCTTAGTTGATAACTATTTGGACTCACCATTGCGCGGCGGAGATGTTTCCGGGAATCCACTCAACAAAGTAAGCGGAGTTCTTGGCCTGAACAGATTGAATCTGGTCCTCGACTTCCTTCATGGAAACCTTGCCTCGGTAGTAGCATGCTACAGTGAGGTATCGCTAAAATCAAATTAGTATTCTATTGTTTGAATAGGATGCGAGAGCTTACGCCATGGCGAGGGTCAGAGGCAGCCATCATGTTCTTGGCGTCAAACATTTGCTGAGTAAGCTCAGGAACGGTGACGGCACGGTAGCTAGCGGAGCCTCGGGCAGTGAGAGGGGCAAAGCCGACCATGAAGAAATGAAGACGGGGGAAGGGCACCATGTTCACGGCCAACTTTCGAAGGTCGGAGTTAAGCTGACCAGGGAAACGAAGACATGTGGTGACACCAGACATGACGACAGAGACGAGGTGGTTCAAGTCACCGTAAGTAGGGGTAGAGAGCTTGAGAGTACGCAAGCAGATGTCATAAAGAGCCTCATTGTCGATACAGAAGGTCTCATCGGAGTTCTCAACGAGCTGATGGACGGAAAGGGTGGCATTGTATGGCTCAACGACGGTGTCAGAGACCTAAAACAGAGTTAAACATATATCCGAGTATTTTATTTGAAGCACGCACCTTGGGAGAAGGAACGACGGAGAAAGTGCACATCATTCGGTCGGGGAACTCTTCTCGGATCTTGGAGATCAAAAGTGTACCCATACCGGCACCGGTACCACCACCAAGAGAGTGGGTGATTTGGAAACCTTGAAGGCAGTCACAACCCTCGGCCTCTCGTCGAACAACATCGAGCACAGAATCAACAAGCTCGGCACCTTCAGTATAGTGACCCTTGGCCCAGTTGTTACCGGCACCAGACTGGCCGAAAACACTACATACTGGTGAGCTACTGTTCAGAAAGGTTTGCAATGTAACTCACAAGTTATCGGGCCTGAAAAGGCTACCAAGGGGGCCACCTCGGATGGAGTCCATAGTTCCAGGCTCGAGGTCAACAAGGACGGCTCGAGGAACATACTTGCCCGCCGCGGCCTCGTTGTAGTAGACGTTGATGCGCTCGAGCTGGGTGTCGGTGGTACCCTTATAAGAGCCATCGGCCTGAATGCCGTGCTCCTCGGAGACGACTTCCCTATGGGCGAGTGAACAAGAGCCGAGATAAGGAATAAAAAGGAACGCACCAGAACTTGGCACCGATCTGGTTACCACATTGACCGGTTTGAAGGTGAACGATCTCTCGCACTGAACGACCCATGATGCAGTAGTGTagggaagagaaatgaATTATGAAGATAAAGAAATGCGAGTACGGGCATGAGAAAAGGGTTGTTACAGGTGTGGGTGGACATAGCGCGTTTTACAAGGCGGTGGCATACAACTGTGAGCATAGACCCCCAGGCATAGTGTGCGTGGCGGTGTAATAGGCATTACTCACTCTTTGATAGGGGTTGGAGAAGtaggaaaaggaaaaaaagaaggtgGTTGTCGACTGTTGGGACGCGTGGTCgcggaaaagaaagaaagaagaaaacagaAGAGAGAGTGAGCCAAAAACAACCACCCCAGCGTGCCCTCCCCCGCTGTGTTTGCACCCTGGCGCCCTTCGCGTACCTTCACGCGTCGTTAACTCCGCGGCTTTATAACTGCCTCCCCTAACGTGGCGGTTCGCGCATTCTAACAACTTTATATTTTCCTCCCCTTTGGATGGAAGCTTTGAGTTCATAGCTCCGGCAACGTCAGGCCCGACAACCTCAGGTCCGACAACCGGGGAAGCTATTCGTACAGGAGATCGATGAGCCACTCTCACGGATCACAAACAAACAACGGACGCTAGTGTGACGGACGCAACTACCCTCTACTGCAATCTGCGCTCATCGCCGTGACCGCACATACATTGGTTATTCCTTCGCTATTGCAACAAAAAGGCTTGTCCAGTTTCACAACTTCACAAACCTCTGCGCACGAGCTGCTCATCCGCCTTCGGCACAAGTCACACCTGCCTAGCTTCACTTTGCCAGCAACCAACTTACAGGGCCTAGCCAAGATGTCATCAAACGGCTGGGAAATTCGCTTCTCCAATTCTCGTCAGATCCCCTACTTCTACAACTCGGAACGCAGCATTTCCACTTGGGAACCCCCTTCTGAACTCAGTGCAGAACAAATCCAGCAGTTACCTGGTGCTGCCAAGTATATGAATTTACAGTCTGCTCAAACTTCTGGTGGCAAGGAAGGTCAGGTGAGAGCTAGCCATATTCTGGCAAAGCATGCTGGAAGCAGGAGGCCTGCTTCATGGAGAAATGTTCGTGTGATTTGAGAACATATTGCAATGCAGGCTGATTGTGAAGACAGGACAAGATCACAATCACTTCCGATGAGGCTCAAGCTATCATTGAGGAGCACATAGCATATCTTCAATCACTCCCTCCTGCTGATGTTCCCAAGGAATTTGCAAGGATTGCCTCAACAGAGAGCGATTGCTCAAGCGCGAAGAAGGGTGGTGACCTTGGGTGGTTTGGGAGGGGACAAATGCAAAAGCCCTTTGAAGTAAGCGACCAGCATTTCATAGAATGTTCGTATATAATAGGTCGTCTTACTGATCTTGACACAGGACGCGACATTTAACACTCCTGTTGGGCAGCTGAGCGGGATTGTCAAGACGGACTCCGGTATCCATGTCATCCTCCGTACTGGATAGGATGGTTGCTTAGACGGATCCAGGTCAAGTGATCTATGCCAATAATGATTTATGGAGATGCGAAGTTGGGATACCGTATGCATTATCATGTATAAGTGAATGTTGTAGCTTGGGTACTCGATTCGACAGTTTTTAGACAATCAGACGCCAGATAAGCCTGATAACTCTCAGATATCTTTCGACACTTCCCCCACATTATAGCTTTTGTAACGGGCCGACTACTACTGACCATTAACATGGTAATCATGGGTATTGACCCCGTCATAACCAAGCAACGTACCTCGGgtcctcctcatcaaagTTTGGACTTGCCACCAGGACCTATGCCCCATCCTTCCCACGCAGGGTGAACCACTCTCACGTCACTCCATCTGGGATCTACGTTTGccccttcctctgcttctaTTGTTCTAGTCTGACTCATGGGTTGGGAGGACAATGTGGCATGCACTCTCTTTTGAACAGAAGGTGTGGAAAAGGTCGAGGCAGCAATGCCTTTCGCCTGTGATGGCTGATTAGACTGGGCGGCAGAGGATGTAATGGTGGGCCGTTTGTCTGCCGAATACATGATGATAAGGTTGATTACTAAATACCACTATATGTAATTCTAACTAATATTATCACTATTAACTGGACAAGAATGAATTAAGGATGACGCATGATGATAAAAGGTCGGAAGGCATGACCGGACGTCAAATCAGCCAAAGAGCCGAAAAACACTCACTTTCCGGCTAGAAAATGTAAAATGTCCAAAGAAGTTGGCTTACCCTGTACTCCTTTTCCGGCCGGCTCAAAGCATTCCGTTGGCCGTTGTCCGACATGCTCTAAGTCGAGCGACCTGACGTGACTTCACTGCCAGCGCGACATTGATACCACTAATTGTACAATACTCTCGTCTCATTCACCTACATCTTACAACATCAAGCCTACCATGGACGAAGCCAAGCTTCTTTCAGATGCCTCGGCCAATGTCAAGGTCCAAACTGTACAGCTCAAGAGATGTCTCGACCAAGACGAGATCATGGAAGCCCTCAAGGCCGCCTCTTCGATGCTTGCCGAACTTCGAACATCCTCGTTATCGCCAAAACAATACTATGAGCTATACATGTCTGTATTCGACAGTCTGAGGTTCCTGAGCAACTACCTATTTGAGGCTCATACCGAGGGAAAGCACCATCTGGCCGATCTTTACGAGCTAGTCCAGTAAGTGCCGGATAAGAAATCGAGAtgggctgggcaaggacTAATTTAAGAATAGATATGCAGGCAATATTGTACCGCGGCTGTACTTGATGATTACCGTTGGGTCTGTTTATATGTCCGTGCCAGATGCGCCAGTCAAAGAAATCATGAAGGACATGCTCGAGATGTCCCGAGGAGTACAACACCCCACTCGAGGTTTGTTTCTTCGACACTATCTCTCTGGCCAGACCAGAGACTTTTTGCCTGTCGGCAATAGTGATGGGTATGTAAAAGCAATGTCCACTGAACATACTAACAGCCATGCAGCCCTGGCGGCAATCTTCAAGATTCTATCGGTTTTGTGCTCACAAACTTCATCGAGATGAACAAGCTCTGGGTGCGACTTCAACACCAAGGTCATTCTCGCGAACGCGAGAAGCGCGAAATGGAACGTCGGGATCTTCGAATCCTCGTTGGCACCAACCTTGTCCGTCTGTCCCAGTTAGACGGTGTTGACTTGGATATGTACCGCAAGATTATACTTCCATCGGTCCTCGAACAAGTTGTCAACTGTCGTGATGTTATAGCGCAGGAGTACTTGATGGAAGTCGTCATACAAGTATTTACAGACGACTTTCATCTCCACACACTCACTCCTTTCCTTGGTGCTTGTGCTCAATTGCATCCAAGAGTGAATATCAAGGGTATCGTCATTGCTCTGATAGACAGGCTTGCTGCATACGCAGCGAGGGAGGCTGAGAGCGAAGATCccgaggagaagaggaagggcgaagaagaagctgcaaGGAGGTTGGCAGAAAAGGTCAAAGGTGCtagaggaaaagggaagaacgtggaggagggcgagAAGAATACTCCTTCTCCGGTGGCGAAGCCTGTTGAAGCGGATGAGTGGGCGGCAACGACAGGTGCAACCCCTGAAACTCCTGTCACTGGGAATTCAAACGGGGAGTCATCCAAGACTCCCgtggaaggagagaagtTAGGAGAATCACCGGCCCCAACTCCTGCACaggtggggaagaaagaaaacgCGAAAAAGTTTAGAGGAATTCCTGAAGATGTCAGGCTTTTTGAAGTCTTTTGGCAACAGGTGGTGGAACTTATCAAGGCATGTATTTGCTAGATTTCCCAGAAGACAGAACTAATGT
Proteins encoded in this region:
- a CDS encoding tubulin beta chain, which translates into the protein MNSKLPSKGEENIKLLECANRHVRGGSYKAAELTTREVDNHLLFFLFLLLQPLSKMREIVHLQTGQCGNQIGAKFWEVVSEEHGIQADGSYKGTTDTQLERINVYYNEAAAGKYVPRAVLVDLEPGTMDSIRGGPLGSLFRPDNFVFGQSGAGNNWAKGHYTEGAELVDSVLDVVRREAEGCDCLQGFQITHSLGGGTGAGMGTLLISKIREEFPDRMMCTFSVVPSPKVSDTVVEPYNATLSVHQLVENSDETFCIDNEALYDICLRTLKLSTPTYGDLNHLVSVVMSGVTTCLRFPGQLNSDLRKLAVNMVPFPRLHFFMVGFAPLTARGSASYRAVTVPELTQQMFDAKNMMAASDPRHGRYLTVACYYRGKVSMKEVEDQIQSVQAKNSAYFVEWIPGNISAAQCDIPPRGLKMSSTFICNSTSIQSLFKRIGEQFSAMYRRKAFVHWYTGEGMDELEFSEAESNLQDLVSEYMQYQEAGADDEIYGDEEIPIEEEEM